One genomic window of Aquisalimonas sp. 2447 includes the following:
- a CDS encoding heavy metal translocating P-type ATPase codes for MNCASCVGRVERALLAVDGVREAQVNLATEQARITLEPGADHLGEVVAAIRGAGYEPRTETVELAVGGMTCGGCVSSVEGKLRGVPGVEDATVNLATGKATVTVLAGAVSAQELIAALGERYPASRVDDAGTHASESGSRHGDEANRLKRSLGIAALFTVPLFILDMGAMVIPPMHAFLQYTLGQQNLYYLFFLLATVVQFGPGLQFYRKGWPALTHGAPDMNSLVMLGTSAAWGYSVVATFLPQVLPAGTVHVYFEASAVIITLIVFGRYLEAIAKGRTGEAIQRLLSLQARTARVQRDGEPVEIGIDEVVVGDVVVVRPGEKIPVDGQIVDGSSWIDESMVTGEPIPAQKETGSEVIGGTINRTGSFTFRATKVGADTLLAQIVRMVEQAQGSKLPIQALVDRFTAYFVPVVMVVAALTFGIWLLAGPAPALTFALVNAVAVLIIACPCAMGLATPTSIMVGTGKAAEMGVLFRRGEALQTLRNADMIALDKTGTLTRGRPELTDLETAAGFDRTELLGLIGAAERRSEHPIGEALVDAARAAGATLQEPDTFDAEPGRGITAQVGGRRVQVGSARFMTELGLAPEVFRDIGERLADEGKTPLYAAVDGRLAAIVAVADPVKDTTPAAIQALHAEGLRVVMITGDNRRTAEAIARRLGIDHVVAEVLPAGKVDAVKELQADGARVAFVGDGINDAPALAQAEVGIAIGTGTDIAIESAEVVLMSGDLRNVPNAIALSRATIRNIKQNLFWAFAYNTSLIPVAAGILYPAFGILLSPMFAAFAMAASSVCVLSNALRLKRFRPPMKSAAGSDESAPSGEASHAV; via the coding sequence ATGAACTGCGCCTCCTGCGTCGGGCGGGTGGAGCGTGCCCTGCTGGCGGTGGACGGGGTGCGCGAGGCGCAGGTGAACCTGGCCACCGAACAGGCGCGCATCACCCTGGAACCCGGAGCGGACCACCTGGGCGAGGTGGTCGCGGCCATTCGCGGCGCCGGCTACGAACCCCGGACCGAGACGGTGGAACTGGCCGTCGGCGGCATGACCTGCGGCGGCTGTGTCAGCAGCGTCGAGGGCAAACTCCGGGGCGTGCCGGGGGTCGAGGACGCCACCGTGAACCTGGCCACCGGCAAGGCCACCGTGACGGTGCTGGCCGGGGCCGTGTCCGCGCAGGAGCTGATTGCCGCGCTGGGCGAGCGCTATCCCGCCAGCCGTGTCGATGACGCCGGCACCCACGCCAGCGAATCGGGCAGCCGCCATGGCGACGAGGCGAACCGCCTGAAACGCTCGCTGGGGATCGCGGCGCTGTTCACCGTGCCGCTGTTCATCCTGGACATGGGCGCGATGGTGATTCCGCCCATGCACGCGTTCCTGCAATACACGCTCGGGCAGCAGAACCTCTACTACCTGTTCTTCCTGCTGGCCACGGTGGTCCAGTTCGGGCCCGGGCTGCAGTTCTACCGCAAGGGCTGGCCGGCCCTCACCCACGGCGCCCCGGACATGAACTCCCTGGTCATGCTGGGCACCAGCGCCGCCTGGGGCTACTCCGTGGTGGCCACCTTCCTGCCGCAGGTGCTACCTGCCGGCACGGTGCACGTCTACTTCGAGGCATCAGCGGTGATCATCACGCTGATCGTGTTCGGCCGTTACCTGGAGGCCATCGCCAAGGGCCGCACCGGGGAAGCGATCCAGCGGTTGCTGAGCCTGCAGGCGAGAACGGCCCGGGTGCAGCGTGACGGCGAACCGGTGGAAATCGGCATCGACGAAGTCGTCGTCGGCGACGTGGTGGTCGTGCGCCCCGGCGAGAAGATCCCGGTGGACGGCCAGATCGTCGACGGCAGTTCCTGGATCGACGAATCCATGGTCACCGGGGAACCGATTCCGGCACAGAAGGAGACCGGCAGCGAGGTCATCGGCGGCACCATCAACCGCACCGGCAGTTTCACCTTCCGCGCCACCAAGGTGGGCGCCGACACGCTGCTGGCGCAGATCGTGCGCATGGTGGAACAGGCCCAGGGCTCCAAGCTGCCCATTCAGGCGCTGGTGGACCGCTTCACCGCCTACTTCGTGCCGGTGGTCATGGTGGTGGCGGCGCTGACCTTCGGCATCTGGCTGCTGGCCGGGCCGGCACCGGCACTGACCTTTGCCCTGGTCAATGCCGTGGCGGTGCTGATCATCGCCTGCCCCTGCGCCATGGGCCTGGCGACGCCGACCTCCATCATGGTGGGCACCGGCAAGGCGGCGGAGATGGGCGTGCTGTTCCGGCGGGGCGAGGCACTGCAGACCCTGCGCAATGCCGACATGATCGCCCTGGACAAGACCGGCACGCTCACCCGTGGCCGCCCGGAGCTGACGGATCTGGAGACGGCCGCCGGGTTTGATCGCACCGAACTGCTGGGTCTGATCGGCGCGGCGGAACGCCGCTCGGAACACCCCATCGGCGAAGCGCTGGTGGACGCCGCCCGGGCTGCCGGCGCCACGCTGCAGGAGCCGGACACCTTCGATGCCGAGCCCGGCCGCGGCATCACCGCGCAGGTGGGCGGCCGCCGTGTACAGGTGGGCTCAGCACGCTTCATGACCGAACTCGGGCTGGCACCCGAGGTGTTCCGCGACATCGGCGAGCGGCTGGCCGACGAGGGCAAGACCCCGCTGTACGCGGCCGTCGACGGCCGGCTCGCCGCCATCGTTGCCGTGGCCGACCCCGTCAAGGACACCACGCCGGCCGCGATCCAGGCCCTGCACGCCGAAGGCCTGCGAGTGGTGATGATCACCGGGGACAACCGCCGCACGGCGGAGGCCATCGCCCGGAGGCTCGGCATCGACCACGTGGTGGCCGAGGTCTTGCCCGCCGGCAAAGTGGACGCCGTCAAGGAACTGCAGGCCGATGGCGCCCGCGTCGCGTTCGTGGGCGACGGCATCAACGATGCCCCGGCCCTGGCCCAGGCCGAAGTGGGCATCGCCATCGGCACCGGCACGGACATCGCCATCGAGTCCGCCGAGGTGGTGCTGATGTCGGGTGATCTGCGCAACGTACCCAATGCCATCGCCCTGTCCCGGGCGACCATCCGCAACATCAAGCAGAACCTGTTCTGGGCCTTCGCCTACAACACCAGCCTGATCCCGGTGGCGGCGGGCATCCTCTACCCCGCCTTCGGCATTCTGCTCTCGCCCATGTTCGCGGCCTTCGCCATGGCGGCCTCCAGCGTCTGCGTGCTCTCCAACGCGCTGCGGCTGAAGCGCTTCCGCCCGCCCATGAAGAGTGCCGCGGGTAGCGATGAAAGCGCCCCCTCGGGGGAAGCTTCACATGCGGTGTAG